The proteins below come from a single Candidatus Acetothermia bacterium genomic window:
- a CDS encoding TRAP transporter TatT component family protein → MTKGTGEGGPHRALANFLAQTPGFLGGDEARAGVHFARAVELDPGFLQNHVDWAEFWSRPRKEWDSFCGLLAAALSLGDDPQVADRWPLYNRLALVRARALLGERPCP, encoded by the coding sequence TTGACGAAGGGTACTGGGGAGGGGGGGCCCCACCGGGCCCTCGCCAACTTCCTCGCCCAGACCCCGGGGTTCCTCGGTGGGGACGAGGCCCGCGCCGGGGTCCACTTCGCCCGGGCGGTGGAGCTCGATCCAGGCTTCCTCCAGAACCACGTGGACTGGGCCGAGTTCTGGTCCCGCCCGCGGAAGGAGTGGGACTCCTTCTGCGGGCTTCTCGCGGCCGCCCTCTCCCTGGGGGACGATCCCCAGGTCGCCGACCGCTGGCCCCTCTACAACCGCCTCGCCCTCGTCCGGGCCCGGGCGCTTCTTGGGGAGCGGCCATGCCCCTGA
- a CDS encoding TetR/AcrR family transcriptional regulator has protein sequence MIARGRETGGRLPRTARGLETMARLLRGAEEVFRERGYEDASVSAICRRVGVAQGTFYLYFASKEEAYVRLVKELQSRLLAHLRRAGGGGDPGDRLLRAYDALLNGVVENAGLVQVFREAEFVSPEIPMRLYATLCEELAQAVRAGVVAGSFREVDPEVVAYGILGAVLFLSLRFAIWGKGKVPAGARRVGADFIRLGIADRRTPLLPGPPGEEIPAGERGSGPAAEVEGGEATRQALLHAAERAFGQAGFHRTTVSTITYLAGVGQGTFYLHFPSKVAIFNELVREISREFRRRQSLAAAPYSDRRMAEVEGLRSFFHWVRDHPGAYRIVREAEFVDEGVGQWYYTRLAQGYVRGLSAAMDRGEIRRCDPEALAYLLLGVAHLSGQRWVLWEGARRPPEEALRSLGEFILWGVERPA, from the coding sequence ATGATCGCCCGGGGACGGGAGACCGGGGGCCGCTTGCCCCGCACGGCGCGGGGGCTGGAGACGATGGCGCGCCTCCTCCGCGGGGCGGAGGAGGTGTTCCGGGAGCGGGGGTACGAAGACGCGAGCGTGTCCGCGATCTGCCGCCGCGTGGGGGTGGCCCAGGGGACGTTCTACCTCTACTTCGCGAGCAAGGAGGAGGCCTACGTCCGCCTCGTGAAGGAGCTTCAATCGCGCCTCCTGGCCCACCTGCGCCGGGCCGGCGGAGGAGGGGATCCTGGGGATCGCCTCCTCCGAGCCTACGACGCGCTCCTCAATGGTGTCGTGGAGAACGCCGGGCTCGTCCAGGTGTTCCGCGAGGCGGAGTTCGTGAGCCCCGAGATCCCGATGCGGTTGTACGCCACGCTGTGCGAGGAGCTGGCGCAGGCCGTGCGGGCGGGGGTAGTCGCCGGCTCGTTCCGGGAGGTTGACCCAGAGGTGGTGGCGTACGGGATCCTCGGGGCGGTGCTGTTCCTGTCCCTGCGGTTCGCGATATGGGGGAAGGGCAAGGTGCCGGCGGGCGCCCGGCGCGTGGGGGCTGACTTCATCCGGTTGGGCATCGCGGACCGCCGCACGCCCCTCCTCCCCGGACCTCCCGGAGAGGAGATCCCGGCCGGGGAGAGGGGTTCCGGGCCCGCGGCGGAGGTGGAGGGAGGGGAGGCCACCCGGCAGGCGCTCCTCCACGCCGCAGAGCGCGCGTTTGGGCAGGCCGGGTTCCACCGGACCACGGTGTCCACGATCACCTACCTCGCGGGGGTAGGGCAGGGCACGTTCTACCTCCACTTCCCGAGCAAGGTGGCGATCTTCAACGAGCTCGTCCGGGAGATCAGCCGCGAGTTCCGGCGCCGACAGAGCCTGGCGGCAGCCCCCTACTCCGACCGGCGGATGGCGGAGGTGGAGGGGCTGCGCTCGTTCTTCCACTGGGTCCGGGATCACCCGGGCGCGTACCGGATCGTGCGGGAGGCGGAGTTCGTGGACGAGGGCGTGGGCCAGTGGTACTACACCCGCCTCGCTCAAGGGTACGTGCGGGGCCTGTCGGCGGCGATGGACCGCGGGGAGATCCGACGGTGCGATCCCGAGGCCCTGGCCTACCTCCTCCTCGGGGTGGCCCACCTGAGCGGCCAGCGGTGGGTCCTTTGGGAGGGGGCGCGCCGCCCCCCTGAGGAGGCCCTCCGCTCCCTGGGGGAGTTCATCCTGTGGGGGGTCGAGCGCCCGGCGTGA
- a CDS encoding branched-chain amino acid ABC transporter permease, protein MLAQLVVSGLAAGSLYGIMALGLILIYKTTHILNFGQGDMTMFTTFVAYLLLTAFRWPFPAALAGALLSGLALGVLVDRGIMRWARQAPVTSLFIATLGVGMILQAVAGWIWGYDTKPFPYALRGRPIFLGDVVLRQHDLLVLIVTVLISLALFVLFKFTKVGVAMRATSQNRRAAQLMGISVDRMGTLSWALGLGTGAVAGCLVAPIVFLDLTSMVLVMIKAIAAAVLGGFTSLPGAVVGGLLLGVIENLFGGYMPSAIAPLKTTFVFVLIILVLVVRPHGLLGERTAGGGR, encoded by the coding sequence GTGCTGGCGCAGCTGGTCGTAAGCGGGCTGGCGGCGGGTAGCCTGTACGGGATCATGGCGTTGGGCCTGATCCTTATCTACAAGACGACCCACATCCTCAACTTCGGCCAGGGCGACATGACGATGTTCACCACGTTCGTCGCCTACCTCCTCCTCACCGCGTTCCGCTGGCCGTTCCCCGCGGCCCTTGCCGGAGCCCTCCTGAGCGGGCTCGCCTTGGGAGTTCTCGTGGACCGGGGCATCATGCGGTGGGCGCGCCAGGCCCCGGTGACGAGCCTGTTTATCGCCACCCTCGGGGTGGGGATGATCCTCCAGGCCGTGGCGGGCTGGATCTGGGGTTACGACACAAAGCCCTTCCCCTACGCCCTGCGCGGGCGCCCGATCTTCCTGGGGGACGTGGTCCTGCGCCAGCACGACCTGCTCGTCCTCATCGTCACCGTGCTCATCTCCCTGGCACTCTTCGTCCTGTTCAAGTTCACCAAGGTGGGGGTAGCGATGCGTGCCACCTCCCAGAACCGGCGCGCCGCGCAGCTCATGGGAATCAGCGTGGACCGCATGGGCACCCTGAGCTGGGCCCTCGGGCTGGGCACCGGGGCCGTGGCCGGGTGCCTCGTGGCCCCGATCGTCTTCCTCGACCTGACGTCGATGGTCCTCGTCATGATCAAGGCCATCGCCGCGGCCGTGCTCGGGGGGTTCACGAGCCTCCCCGGGGCGGTGGTGGGCGGGCTTCTCCTCGGCGTGATCGAGAACCTGTTCGGGGGCTACATGCCCAGCGCCATCGCCCCCCTCAAGACGACGTTCGTGTTCGTGTTGATCATCCTCGTCCTCGTGGTGCGGCCCCACGGCCTCCTCGGGGAGCGAACTGCGGGGGGGGGCCGGTGA
- a CDS encoding branched-chain amino acid ABC transporter permease codes for MRLALLGLLLVGLLGSAPLWVRPYDLYLLSLAAVNVIAAVGLALLTGFTGQLSIGNAGFLAIGAYGAALLAKHLGIPFWAAIPAAGVLSGAAGFLLLIPALRLTAIYLAIATLAFGTAVSEALPRWATVTGGYQGMRVPKAEFFGLNVQNDVAMFYLALGITVVMVLLARNLIRSRVGRAFIAIRDKPAAAQACGVSLTRYKALAFFVSALFTGIAGGLYAYVVGYISPVEFGLGKSINLFVMIALGGMASLPGPILGAVFLTYLPHWLSGIRGLQDVIYGAALIGVVVFMPYGFWGFVRKWTAPDKVQALPRPLRSVVEFVLGGGR; via the coding sequence GTGAGGCTCGCCCTCCTCGGCCTCCTCCTCGTGGGCCTCCTCGGGTCGGCCCCGCTGTGGGTGCGCCCGTACGACCTCTACCTCCTCAGCCTGGCCGCGGTGAACGTGATCGCCGCTGTGGGCCTGGCCCTCCTCACTGGGTTCACCGGGCAGCTGTCCATCGGCAACGCCGGGTTCCTGGCCATCGGGGCCTACGGGGCGGCCCTCCTGGCCAAACACCTCGGAATTCCGTTCTGGGCTGCAATCCCCGCCGCGGGGGTTCTGAGCGGGGCGGCGGGGTTCCTCCTCCTCATCCCCGCCCTGCGCCTGACCGCGATCTACCTCGCCATCGCCACCCTGGCCTTCGGGACTGCTGTTTCCGAGGCCCTGCCGCGGTGGGCGACGGTCACCGGGGGCTACCAGGGAATGCGCGTTCCCAAGGCCGAGTTCTTTGGCCTGAACGTTCAGAACGACGTGGCGATGTTCTACCTGGCGCTCGGGATCACCGTGGTCATGGTGCTCCTGGCCCGGAACCTGATTCGGTCCCGCGTGGGGCGGGCGTTCATCGCCATCCGGGACAAGCCCGCCGCGGCCCAGGCCTGCGGGGTAAGCCTCACCCGCTACAAGGCCCTGGCGTTCTTCGTGAGCGCGCTGTTCACCGGGATCGCCGGGGGGCTCTATGCCTACGTCGTGGGGTACATCAGCCCGGTGGAGTTTGGCCTGGGAAAGTCGATCAACCTGTTTGTGATGATTGCCCTGGGGGGGATGGCCTCCCTTCCCGGGCCGATCCTCGGCGCGGTGTTCCTGACCTACCTTCCCCACTGGCTGAGTGGGATCCGGGGACTGCAGGACGTGATCTACGGGGCGGCGCTCATCGGGGTGGTCGTGTTCATGCCCTACGGGTTCTGGGGGTTTGTGCGGAAGTGGACGGCGCCGGACAAGGTGCAGGCCCTGCCTAGGCCCCTGCGGTCCGTGGTGGAGTTCGTGCTGGGAGGTGGGCGATGA
- a CDS encoding ABC transporter ATP-binding protein — protein MTAPLLCASGLTKRFGGLTAVDSVDFAVEEGAIVGLIGPNGAGKTTVFNLISRFYEPTAGKISFEGRDLLSFPPHRVVGLGIARTFQNLGLFPYLSVRDNLLVGGHVRLRSSVLSLALGVGRGRREEGATAKAAEEMLAAFGMEGLSALPASLLPYGTQKAVELLRALMARPRLLLLDEPVAGMNATETQAMAHLIRRIRDERGITVLLVEHDMSLVMEVCEHIVVLDFGRKIAEGPPREIQSNPRVIEAYLGEEADRARV, from the coding sequence ATGACCGCCCCCCTCCTTTGCGCGTCTGGCCTCACCAAGCGGTTCGGCGGCCTCACCGCCGTAGACTCCGTGGACTTCGCCGTGGAGGAGGGGGCGATCGTGGGCCTCATCGGGCCCAACGGGGCGGGCAAGACCACCGTGTTCAACCTCATCTCCCGGTTCTACGAGCCCACCGCGGGCAAGATCTCCTTTGAGGGGCGGGACCTCCTCTCCTTCCCGCCCCACAGGGTCGTGGGGCTGGGGATCGCCCGCACCTTCCAGAACCTGGGGCTTTTCCCGTACCTCTCCGTTCGCGACAACCTCCTCGTGGGCGGGCACGTTCGGCTGCGGAGCTCGGTCCTGTCCCTCGCCCTGGGCGTGGGGCGGGGGCGGCGGGAGGAGGGGGCGACGGCGAAGGCGGCGGAGGAGATGCTGGCCGCGTTTGGGATGGAGGGCCTGAGCGCCCTCCCCGCGTCGCTTCTCCCCTATGGAACGCAGAAGGCGGTGGAACTCCTGCGCGCCCTGATGGCCCGCCCCCGGCTCCTCCTCCTGGACGAGCCCGTGGCCGGGATGAACGCCACCGAGACCCAGGCGATGGCCCACCTCATCCGCCGGATCCGGGACGAGCGGGGGATCACGGTGCTCCTGGTGGAGCACGACATGTCGCTGGTGATGGAGGTGTGCGAGCACATCGTGGTCCTGGACTTCGGCCGGAAGATCGCCGAAGGACCCCCGCGGGAGATCCAGTCCAACCCCCGGGTGATCGAGGCGTACCTGGGGGAGGAGGCGGACCGTGCTCGCGTTTGA
- a CDS encoding ABC transporter ATP-binding protein has translation MLAFDAVNTFYGPIHALRDVSFAVEKGTIVAVLGANGAGKTTLMNTACGLIRPRSGRIHLDGRRIDRLPAERIVRLGVSQVPEGRQLFPDLTVAENLRMGAYLRRDGAGVRKDMGHVLERFPALRGRMRQLAGTLSGGEQQMLAIGRALMARPRLLLLDEPSLGLSPLLVRQLFHTLAALGREGMTLVVAEQNAYLSLEVASRGVVLETGRVALQGPSDELRQTDRVRQLYLGGKGAPSEKGGEGREENLGARQR, from the coding sequence GTGCTCGCGTTTGACGCGGTGAACACGTTCTACGGGCCGATCCACGCCCTCAGGGACGTGTCGTTCGCTGTGGAGAAGGGCACCATCGTCGCCGTCCTTGGGGCCAACGGGGCGGGGAAGACCACGCTCATGAACACGGCCTGCGGCCTGATCCGGCCGCGCTCAGGCCGGATCCACCTCGACGGCCGAAGGATCGACCGCCTCCCTGCCGAGCGGATCGTCCGGCTGGGGGTGAGCCAGGTTCCCGAGGGCCGGCAGCTGTTCCCCGACCTTACCGTAGCGGAGAACCTGAGGATGGGGGCGTACTTGCGGCGGGACGGGGCTGGGGTGCGCAAGGACATGGGGCACGTCCTGGAGCGGTTCCCGGCCCTGCGGGGGCGGATGAGGCAACTGGCAGGGACCCTGAGCGGAGGGGAGCAGCAGATGCTCGCCATTGGCCGCGCCCTCATGGCCCGCCCCCGGCTCCTCCTCCTGGACGAGCCGTCGCTGGGGCTCTCCCCCCTGCTCGTGCGCCAGCTGTTCCACACCCTGGCTGCGCTGGGGCGAGAAGGGATGACCCTGGTTGTGGCCGAGCAGAACGCGTACCTCTCCCTGGAGGTGGCGTCGCGGGGCGTCGTCCTGGAAACGGGGCGCGTGGCGCTCCAGGGCCCAAGCGACGAGCTCCGGCAGACGGACCGGGTCCGGCAGCTGTACTTGGGGGGGAAGGGAGCCCCCTCGGAGAAAGGAGGTGAAGGACGAGAGGAAAACCTAGGAGCTAGGCAGAGGTAG
- a CDS encoding ABC transporter substrate-binding protein yields the protein MKRLAVLAAVCVVGASWGLLGQTPGVTDTTIKLGSFIVQSGPVAVIGIPVMKGAQAWYSYVNDVLGGIHGRKIEFLALDDAFNPANTVAVVKRLVEQDNIFALVNPLGTIGMAAVWNYILQNNVPVVSPHMNWLTLASPTVPHVFALQPNNESFGRAAAQYAVLETQAKRIGIAVVEDAMGTELLNFALDELQHWGIQPVVVVKYPGTETNFSAYAQVLRQSKAEAVLLFSYLADAAKLIVECDLLGYKPQFIGINTITLQLFDLAGNAAAGVVFPGFGTDPQDPTSEAAAAMREVYARYYPGEVMNAYAMIAYVGAQMVTKALMDAGPNLTRDAFIDALNNLTDWNADGMIPAVTYRPDDHYGIKTLWMNELQIVDGVRTAVFLKEWNWSANR from the coding sequence ATGAAGCGATTGGCAGTTCTCGCGGCAGTGTGCGTGGTAGGGGCCTCGTGGGGACTTCTCGGGCAGACGCCGGGGGTCACGGACACCACGATCAAGCTCGGGTCGTTCATTGTTCAGTCGGGCCCCGTGGCCGTGATCGGGATCCCGGTGATGAAGGGCGCCCAGGCCTGGTACAGTTACGTGAACGACGTTCTGGGGGGCATCCACGGGCGGAAGATCGAGTTCCTCGCCCTGGACGACGCGTTCAACCCGGCCAACACAGTGGCCGTGGTCAAGCGGCTGGTGGAGCAGGACAACATCTTCGCCCTCGTCAACCCGCTGGGGACGATTGGGATGGCTGCGGTGTGGAACTACATCCTGCAGAACAACGTCCCCGTGGTGTCCCCGCACATGAACTGGCTCACGCTGGCTAGCCCCACGGTTCCCCACGTGTTTGCCCTGCAGCCCAACAACGAGTCGTTCGGCCGCGCCGCGGCCCAGTACGCGGTCCTGGAGACGCAGGCGAAGCGGATTGGGATCGCCGTGGTCGAGGACGCCATGGGGACAGAGCTCCTCAACTTCGCCCTCGACGAGCTGCAGCACTGGGGGATCCAGCCCGTGGTGGTGGTGAAGTACCCCGGGACGGAGACGAACTTCAGCGCCTACGCCCAGGTGCTTCGGCAGAGCAAGGCCGAGGCCGTGCTCCTGTTCAGCTACTTGGCGGATGCGGCCAAGCTCATCGTGGAGTGCGACCTTCTTGGGTACAAGCCCCAGTTCATCGGGATCAACACGATCACGCTCCAGCTGTTTGACCTGGCGGGGAACGCCGCGGCGGGCGTGGTGTTCCCGGGGTTCGGCACCGACCCCCAGGACCCCACGAGCGAGGCAGCGGCCGCGATGCGGGAGGTCTACGCCCGCTACTACCCGGGCGAGGTCATGAACGCCTACGCGATGATCGCCTACGTCGGGGCGCAGATGGTGACGAAGGCCCTGATGGACGCGGGTCCCAACCTGACCCGGGACGCGTTCATCGACGCGTTGAACAACCTCACGGACTGGAACGCGGACGGGATGATCCCCGCGGTGACCTACCGACCGGACGATCACTACGGGATCAAGACCCTGTGGATGAACGAGCTCCAGATTGTGGACGGCGTGCGGACGGCGGTGTTCCTCAAGGAGTGGAACTGGTCCGCCAACCGCTGA
- a CDS encoding 3-oxoacyl-ACP synthase: MDHTHEPVGIASVGMYLPERVITAAEIAAESGLPEWVVREKLGIVEKRMAPPDLHPNEMGVLAARDCLAQCDIPPEEIDLVICTTEEWREYLLWTSGIDLAYQIGATRAWGMDMHMRCCTTVAAMKIAKDIMQSDPEIRTVLIAGGYRIGDLINFKNLRTSFLFNIGAGAGAMLLRRGWPRNHVLGSHLITDGSMSRDVLVPASGTVQFPTDEAVAKGLFKFDLVNEEKMKARLNEVSMDNWMRCIDEALRKSGHTRDDVDFLNMVLIKPSGYREMLSRLGLTEEQGVYNDRYGHIGEQDTIINIIEGLRLGRLKNGDLMVMVGAGIGYVWGAGVVRWGPCQEGDRCG; the protein is encoded by the coding sequence ATGGACCACACCCACGAGCCGGTAGGGATTGCAAGCGTCGGGATGTACCTCCCGGAGAGGGTGATCACCGCGGCGGAGATCGCCGCGGAGAGCGGGCTTCCGGAGTGGGTGGTGCGGGAAAAGCTTGGGATTGTGGAGAAGAGGATGGCCCCTCCGGATCTCCACCCCAACGAAATGGGGGTCCTGGCGGCCCGGGACTGCCTGGCCCAGTGTGACATCCCCCCCGAAGAGATCGACCTTGTGATCTGCACCACGGAGGAGTGGCGGGAGTACCTCCTGTGGACCTCGGGGATCGACCTCGCCTACCAAATCGGGGCCACCCGGGCGTGGGGGATGGACATGCACATGCGCTGCTGCACCACGGTGGCGGCGATGAAGATTGCCAAGGACATCATGCAGTCCGACCCCGAGATCCGCACCGTGCTCATCGCCGGTGGGTACCGGATCGGAGACCTCATCAACTTCAAGAACCTCCGCACCAGTTTTCTGTTCAACATCGGGGCCGGGGCGGGGGCGATGCTCCTCCGGCGGGGCTGGCCGCGGAACCATGTTCTCGGCTCCCACCTCATCACCGACGGCTCGATGAGCCGGGACGTGCTCGTGCCGGCAAGCGGAACGGTTCAGTTTCCCACCGACGAGGCGGTGGCCAAGGGGCTGTTCAAGTTCGACCTCGTCAACGAGGAGAAGATGAAGGCCCGCCTGAACGAGGTCTCGATGGACAACTGGATGCGGTGCATCGACGAGGCGCTGCGAAAGAGCGGCCACACCCGAGACGACGTGGACTTCCTCAACATGGTCCTCATCAAGCCCTCGGGGTACCGGGAGATGCTATCTCGCCTGGGGCTGACGGAGGAGCAGGGGGTGTACAACGACCGGTACGGCCACATCGGTGAGCAGGACACGATCATCAACATCATCGAGGGGCTGAGGCTGGGGCGGCTCAAGAACGGCGACCTCATGGTCATGGTCGGGGCGGGGATTGGCTACGTGTGGGGTGCGGGCGTGGTCCGGTGGGGACCGTGCCAGGAGGGGGACCGATGCGGCTAG
- a CDS encoding glucose 1-dehydrogenase: MRLAGKVALVTGGAAGIGLATARRFVEEGAQVAMCDVAEEAGEKAARELGAAFQRVDVTDRLGVEAWVASVLARYGRIDILVNNAGIIRDHQLVRVKDGEIVGKMSEADFDLVVAVNLKGTFLCTQAVVPVMIRQRGGVILNASSVAGLDGNFGQTNYVATKAGIVGMTKVWARELGKYGIRVNAVAPGFTATEILRTMPEKVLEGIRARTPLGRLGDPRDIANAYLFLASDEAAFITGAVLRVDGGLVLGT, encoded by the coding sequence ATGCGGCTAGCGGGGAAGGTGGCCCTGGTGACAGGGGGGGCGGCGGGGATTGGGCTCGCCACCGCGCGGCGGTTCGTGGAGGAAGGGGCCCAGGTCGCGATGTGCGACGTGGCGGAGGAGGCTGGGGAGAAGGCGGCGCGGGAGCTGGGTGCCGCGTTCCAGCGGGTGGACGTGACGGACCGACTGGGGGTGGAGGCGTGGGTGGCGTCCGTCCTGGCGCGCTACGGGCGGATCGACATCCTCGTGAACAACGCCGGGATCATCCGCGACCACCAGCTCGTGCGCGTCAAGGACGGGGAGATTGTGGGGAAGATGTCCGAGGCCGACTTCGACCTCGTCGTGGCGGTGAACCTCAAGGGGACCTTCCTCTGCACCCAGGCCGTGGTCCCGGTCATGATCCGCCAGCGGGGGGGCGTCATCCTCAACGCCTCTTCGGTGGCGGGTCTCGATGGGAACTTCGGCCAGACAAACTACGTGGCCACGAAGGCCGGGATCGTGGGGATGACCAAGGTCTGGGCCCGGGAGCTGGGGAAGTACGGGATCCGGGTCAACGCCGTGGCCCCGGGGTTCACGGCCACCGAGATCCTGCGGACCATGCCGGAGAAGGTTCTCGAGGGGATCCGGGCGCGGACGCCCCTCGGGCGGCTGGGGGATCCCCGGGACATTGCCAACGCCTACCTGTTCCTGGCCTCCGACGAGGCGGCGTTCATCACCGGGGCCGTCCTCCGCGTGGACGGGGGACTCGTCCTGGGGACGTGA
- a CDS encoding long-chain fatty acid--CoA ligase — translation MDASHLLRRRAELTPDRVAVVDASTGARLTYAELNRRANRCAHFLRRLGVGKGDRVSILAHNSLVYVDLIYALGKIGAVFAPLNWRLQVAELAYIVGDCTPKVLLVGPEFGATARELLEGAPVPHVVGIEGAGVGEVAYEDALTCSSDAEPPPSPLTGEDTYFLLYTSGTTGRPKGAMIPHRQVLWNCINTVASWNLTQDDVSPVFLPLFHAGGLFAFLTPLLYVGGRIVLLRTFEAEEVLRVIQEEGCTVILGVPTVYRVLLDSPGFSQADFSRVKFFISGGAPLPVELVREWRARKGGVFRQGYGLTEVGPNCFSMTDEESVRKLGSVGKPIFHSEMRLVNERGEEVGPNEPGELLIRGPHVCTGYWKRPEATAEAIRDGWFHTGDVARRDEDGFYYIVGRVKDMIISGGENIYAAEVEAVFREHPAVADAALIGMPDPKWGEVGLIVVVLKRGASATAEELQAFCGARLARYKVPKKVVFADSLPYSSYGKVIKAELRRRYLGEG, via the coding sequence ATGGACGCAAGCCACCTCCTGCGGCGTAGGGCGGAGCTGACCCCGGACCGGGTGGCGGTGGTGGACGCCTCCACGGGCGCCCGCCTCACCTACGCCGAGCTCAACCGCCGGGCCAACCGGTGCGCCCACTTCCTGCGGCGCCTCGGGGTTGGTAAGGGCGATCGGGTATCCATCCTCGCCCACAATAGCCTCGTCTACGTTGACCTGATCTACGCCCTGGGGAAGATCGGGGCGGTGTTTGCCCCCCTCAACTGGCGGCTTCAGGTCGCGGAATTGGCCTACATCGTGGGCGACTGCACCCCCAAGGTCCTCCTCGTCGGGCCGGAGTTTGGGGCGACGGCGCGGGAGCTCCTGGAGGGGGCCCCCGTGCCCCACGTGGTGGGGATCGAGGGGGCAGGGGTGGGGGAGGTGGCGTACGAGGACGCCCTGACCTGCTCGAGCGACGCCGAGCCCCCCCCTTCGCCCCTCACCGGGGAGGACACGTACTTTCTCCTGTACACGTCGGGGACGACGGGCCGGCCCAAGGGGGCGATGATTCCCCACCGCCAGGTCCTGTGGAACTGCATCAACACGGTGGCAAGCTGGAACCTGACCCAGGACGACGTATCCCCGGTGTTCCTGCCCCTGTTCCACGCCGGGGGCCTGTTTGCGTTCCTCACGCCGCTTCTCTACGTCGGGGGCCGGATCGTCCTCCTCCGGACGTTCGAGGCGGAGGAGGTGTTGCGCGTGATCCAGGAGGAGGGGTGCACGGTGATCCTCGGGGTGCCCACGGTGTACCGGGTGCTCCTGGACAGCCCTGGATTCTCCCAGGCCGACTTCTCGCGCGTGAAGTTCTTCATCAGCGGGGGTGCGCCCCTCCCGGTGGAGCTGGTGCGGGAGTGGCGGGCGAGGAAGGGGGGTGTGTTCCGCCAGGGCTACGGCCTGACTGAGGTGGGCCCCAACTGCTTCTCCATGACCGACGAGGAGTCGGTGCGCAAGCTGGGCTCGGTGGGGAAGCCCATCTTCCACAGCGAGATGCGGCTTGTGAACGAGCGGGGGGAGGAGGTGGGGCCGAACGAGCCCGGGGAGCTCCTCATCCGCGGCCCCCACGTGTGCACGGGCTACTGGAAGCGGCCCGAGGCGACGGCGGAGGCGATCCGGGACGGTTGGTTCCACACCGGGGACGTGGCCCGCCGGGACGAGGACGGGTTCTACTACATCGTGGGCCGGGTCAAGGACATGATCATCAGCGGCGGGGAGAACATCTACGCCGCGGAGGTGGAGGCCGTGTTCCGGGAGCACCCCGCGGTGGCCGACGCGGCCCTCATCGGCATGCCCGACCCCAAGTGGGGCGAGGTGGGGCTGATCGTCGTTGTCCTCAAGAGGGGGGCTTCCGCCACAGCGGAAGAGCTCCAGGCGTTCTGCGGGGCGCGCCTGGCCCGGTACAAGGTCCCCAAGAAGGTCGTGTTCGCCGACTCCCTCCCCTACTCCTCCTACGGCAAGGTGATCAAGGCCGAGCTCCGCCGGCGCTACCTGGGGGAGGGGTGA